The Hymenobacter oligotrophus genome segment TTGCCCAGGTAAAAGACCACGTGCTGTTGCCGCAGGCCACGCAGCTGGCGGCCGTAAATGCCGAATGCCAACTGCTGCTCAGCCCCGAGCGCATCCGGGCTGTGGTTGCCTTGGTGCCCGACGAGTGGCTGAACGAGCCCGACCTCAGCCCCGACGAGCAGCGCAACGCGTACGTGCGGTTTCTGGAAAACCGCGTAGCCGCATCCGAAATCTTTGTTCAGGAAGCCGAGAATGCCCGACAAGCACTTGTTTGAGTACGCCGTGCTGCGCGTGGTGCCCCGCGTAGAGCGCGAAGAATTTCTGAACGTGGGCGTGATTGTGTATTGCCGCGCCCAAGGTTTTTTGGCTTGCCGCTACGAGGTGCCCGCAGCCCGCCTGCAAGCCTTTGCCGCTGCCGAGCTCGACCTGGCCGACGTGGCCGAACGGCTGCGCTCGTTTGAGCGCATTTGCGGCGGGCGCAAGGCGGGCGGGCCCATCGGGCAATTGGGCGTGGCCGAACGCTTCCGCTGGCTAACGGCTACGCGCAGCACCATTATCCAAACCTCGCCCGTGCACCCCGGCCTGTGCGCCGATGCCGCCACCGCCCTCGACCAGCTGTACGCGCAATTGGTGGGTTAGCGCCCTAGGTGGTTAGCAGGCATCGGGCTGGTGGCCGGCCCGCAGCGAGTGTTGGTTTAGCTCGCGGCGGTACTGGGCCCAATCGGGCAAAAAGCGGTCCATTAGCCCCCAAAAGCGCTGGTTGTGCAGGCGCTCGTGCAGGTGTACCAGCTCGTGCACCACCACGTAGGCCAGGCAGTGCGGCGGGTGCTTAATGAGCTCCAGGTTCAGCCAAATGCGCTTTGCCCGGATGTTGCAGGTGCCCCAGCGGGTTCTCATTTGTTTCACACCCCATTCGTGCACGCGCACGCCCACCACGGGCTGCCACTGAGCCAGTAGCAAGGGCAGTTGCTCTTTGATGCGGGCGCGGTACCACGCCGTGAGCAGCTGCTTGCGCTGGGCGGGGCTGGTGCCGGGTTTTTCGTACAGGTGCAGGGCGGTACCTTCCAGCCGAACGTGCGGAGTACCGTCGGTGGTGTGCAGCTGCAAGGTGTAGGGCTGCCCTAGGTAGTAATGCGTTTCGCCGGCCTGGTACTGCAGCGGCTGCGGCCGGGTTTGCTGCCGAAAGCGTTCCTGATGCTTCCGAATCCAGGGGCCGCGGGCTAGTACCAGTTGCCGGATGTCTTCTTCGGGCGTGCGCAGCGGCACGGCCACGCGCACGCGGCCGTCGGGGGCGTACACAGTAAGCCGCAGGGTGCGGATGTTTTTGCGCACTACCTCCACGGGAAGGTTATCGACGAGTAGCTCGGGCATGAATGATCGGCCAACTGATGCCAGCACCCGCAGCGGTTACGCGCCGCCTAGGTGCCAAACCGCAAAGCTACCCACGGCTCCCGAGCTCATCAGCTATATTTCCGCGCTAGTGGTTGTGTGGGCGTCATTAATTGACAATTGACGTAGGGTGCACACCAGCCTGCCGGGCCACTTTTGATTACCAAAACCTAGCGGGCAGTTACGGGGTTGAAAGCGCTACCCGCTTAATTAAGCCTTACCGCAACGAATAATCTTCCTTTCCGCATGGCAAATACATCCAAGCATTGGTTTATCACCGGCGTTAGCACCGGATTTGGGGCCGCGTTAGCCGACCTGCTGCTGAGTCGAGGCGACAAAGTAGCCGCGACTTTCCGCCAGCCGCAGCAGGCCGAAGCCTTCACGCAAAAAGCCGGCAACAACGGCGTGGGCCTGGTATGCGACGTAACCCACGAGGAGCAGGTGAAAGCCGCCGTAGCCGGCGCCATCGACGCCCTCGGCCACCTCGATGTGGTAGTGAACAACGCCGGGTACGGGTCGTTGGGCAGCATCGAGGAAATTTCGGCTGCCGAGGTGCAGCGCCAGTTTGAGGTGAACGTGTACGGACCCTTGCACGTGCTGCGGGCCGTGTTGCCGCACTTGCGCCAGCGCCGCAGCGGCCACATCATCAACATCACCAGCATTGGCGGACTCAAGACGTTTCCGGGCGTAGGCGTGTACAACGCCAGCAAGTTTGCGCTCGAAGCCATCGGCGAAAGCCTCGCGCAGCAGGTTGGGCCTTTGGGCATTCACGTCACCAACATCGAGCCCAGCGGCTTCCGCACCGACTGGGCCGGCCGTTCGGCCAACGTGGTTATCACCGCCATCGACGACTACCAGCGCACCGTAGGCGAAAACCTGAAGGGCATCCAGAGCTACAGCGGCAAGCAGCCCGGCGACCCGCAGCGGGCCGCTCAAATCATGTTCGATCTGGTGCGCCAGCCCAACCCGCCGCTGCACCTGCCCATTGGCAAAGCCGCCGTGCGTGGGGCCCGCGAAAAATTTATGGCCTTGTTGCAGGAGCTTGAAAGCCAGGCTGAGCTCGGTAACTCGGCCGATTTTCCGGAGTAAGCTAGCCACTCCGCATCAACCAACAAGGCCACACCCGGCATCGGGTGTGGCCTTGTTGGTTGATAGGCATTGACGGGATCTAGGGCGCCTACGCTTTGGTAGCTGTACTAGGCTGCAAAATTTTGCTGGTCAGCTCCTGCACCATGTTGCGCGAGCCGATGTAAAGCGGGCTGCGCTGCGCCAGGGCAGTGGGTATTACATCGAGCAGGCTTTCGCTGCCCGTGGAGGCTAGGCCGTCGGCTTGTACCACCAAGTAAGCCAGCGGCAGGCAATGCGTAACCACGCCGAGGGTTCCGTCCGGGGCCGCTTCCGTAGGCGGGCTTAGGTACACGCCGCCGGTAAGTAGCGTGCGGTGAAAGTCGGCCACCAACGAGCCCACGTAGCGGCTGCCGAAGCTGCGCTGCTTGCACTCGGTAAGGTATGCCTGAATGGGCTCGGGGTACTGCAAGGCAAGGCCTTCGTTGCAGGAATAGTTGTGGCCTTCGGCGGGGATGGTTATCTGCGGCTGCGAAAGGTAAAACTCGCCTAGCAACGGCTGGAAGGTGAAGGCCGCCACGCCCTGCCCGGTGGTATACACCAGCACGGTGCTGGCGCCGTAGAGCACGTAACCGGCCGCAACCAGTTTGTGTCCGCCTTGTAAGAAATCGGCAGGGGTAGCCGGCGTGCCCAGTCCCGACACGCGGCGGTAGATGCTGAACAGCGTACCTAGGCCTATGCTTGCGCCCGTGTCGCCGTCGAGGGCATCGAGGGTTACCGCGTAGGTGCCTAGGTGGTTGCCGGTACTTTGCAGGCTGCCGAGCTGTTCCGAAAGCACGGCGCAAACCTCGCTGCCGCGGCTTAGAGCGCGGGCAAAGCGGAGGTGCGCCGTTTCGGGTAGAGCTTCGGGCGTGGCGTGCAAAGGAGCGGCGCGCGCAATCATGCTCCACTGCGGCAGGCCGGCTTGGTT includes the following:
- a CDS encoding DUF3037 domain-containing protein, producing the protein MPDKHLFEYAVLRVVPRVEREEFLNVGVIVYCRAQGFLACRYEVPAARLQAFAAAELDLADVAERLRSFERICGGRKAGGPIGQLGVAERFRWLTATRSTIIQTSPVHPGLCADAATALDQLYAQLVG
- a CDS encoding M48 family metallopeptidase; protein product: MPELLVDNLPVEVVRKNIRTLRLTVYAPDGRVRVAVPLRTPEEDIRQLVLARGPWIRKHQERFRQQTRPQPLQYQAGETHYYLGQPYTLQLHTTDGTPHVRLEGTALHLYEKPGTSPAQRKQLLTAWYRARIKEQLPLLLAQWQPVVGVRVHEWGVKQMRTRWGTCNIRAKRIWLNLELIKHPPHCLAYVVVHELVHLHERLHNQRFWGLMDRFLPDWAQYRRELNQHSLRAGHQPDAC
- a CDS encoding oxidoreductase, whose translation is MANTSKHWFITGVSTGFGAALADLLLSRGDKVAATFRQPQQAEAFTQKAGNNGVGLVCDVTHEEQVKAAVAGAIDALGHLDVVVNNAGYGSLGSIEEISAAEVQRQFEVNVYGPLHVLRAVLPHLRQRRSGHIINITSIGGLKTFPGVGVYNASKFALEAIGESLAQQVGPLGIHVTNIEPSGFRTDWAGRSANVVITAIDDYQRTVGENLKGIQSYSGKQPGDPQRAAQIMFDLVRQPNPPLHLPIGKAAVRGAREKFMALLQELESQAELGNSADFPE
- a CDS encoding class 1 fructose-bisphosphatase (catalyzes the formation of D-fructose 6-phosphate from fructose-1,6-bisphosphate), coding for MLQLMLNDDDLDLPVGLTLERYIMQKQGEFPAATGEFSQLLRDLALAAKLVNHEVNQAGLPQWSMIARAAPLHATPEALPETAHLRFARALSRGSEVCAVLSEQLGSLQSTGNHLGTYAVTLDALDGDTGASIGLGTLFSIYRRVSGLGTPATPADFLQGGHKLVAAGYVLYGASTVLVYTTGQGVAAFTFQPLLGEFYLSQPQITIPAEGHNYSCNEGLALQYPEPIQAYLTECKQRSFGSRYVGSLVADFHRTLLTGGVYLSPPTEAAPDGTLGVVTHCLPLAYLVVQADGLASTGSESLLDVIPTALAQRSPLYIGSRNMVQELTSKILQPSTATKA